In the Ornithodoros turicata isolate Travis chromosome 5, ASM3712646v1, whole genome shotgun sequence genome, CGTTGAGTGCCACGAAAAAATATTGCGCGACCTGTACACTGTGTTGCCCGAAACAGTTACTTCATAAGGTGCTTTTTGTCGGTCATTTTTTGCATGGGCGATAGGGCTTCATTTTATAGTATATAGTAATATGTATGTCTGATATGTTAGCCGTTGTGAACAAGCTACACTCTTAGGGAAAAAGTGGGGTAATTTTAGTCATTTTGGGAACTAGATTGGTTGTCACAATCATTAGTAGTAGTACCCCATTAGTACCTTACTAGCAGTACCGCATTTGTAGTGCCTCTGGATGCTAAATGCACGCTAGGAAGGTTAGCGACGATTTGCAGTGctagggagtaaatttcagggccaGAGGATCAAAGTGGGGAGTAAATGTAAGCTAGGGAACAATAGGAATTGTAATTGCTTCGCAattttatctttccttcttttactACTTGTGACTGTAATAAGATAACTAAGAGAAAGTGCTAATTGAGGGCACTTCGCACTAAGCTAAAAATTTGCTATCGCACATACTTTATTAATTATCTATTCAGATGCGGTGCAAAGTCCTAATTCGTGAAACCGATCCATGCTATAAATCATGCGGATTTCATGCGGTATGCAGCTTAATTGGTTGTGGTTTGGAAGCGTCACAATGAAAGAAAATGCTAAAACTTATCCACATAACATGCTGCTGAGTGTGTTGACAGTCCCTTACCAGCCCAAAGACCAGCGGTgtaccagaaaaatattttggcagGAGTTCTATGGGGACGTTTACATGAAAGGAGGGAGTATTTCCCCTCCTTTCCCTCTcctaaatgcactaccaaaggtaccattTTGGGAGAGGGGGCGTTGAACatctggacccccccccccccccccccactctgGCTAAGCCAGTACAAATGACGTTTATACCTTGCACAGCAACTATAGAGAAATATATGCTGAAACTAGCTTACGATGAAACAACGTCACGCAAATACATTGTAAGGGGGAAAGGGAGGGAGTAGTTTTAGTCAATTTGGGTCATTAGTCGTTAGTCTCACGCTTTGTCATCGCAGTCCCATGTACCTAGTCAATATGCATAAATGGAAGTACTTTGATTTCCAATTAAACCGATATATCCACTTATAAAATGTTGTGACGCGCATATAAAACACAATTTTGAACACAAGCGATAACTATTTCGTACTCTGTGAGCAaatatttattatatttattttattttattttgggGAGGATTTacagtgctggggagtaaatttcactGTTGTGGGACTATTAGATGGGGGAAGTAATTGCAAGGGTACTCAGGGACGCTGTTATTCACTCACCAGTTTGCTCCTTTCTCCCCCTTAGAGTGTATTCTTAGGCTACATTTGGTTCTGCTCATGTTCATCCTGGCTATTATTCCTTCAGGCACAACCTTCACGTGTCCAAAGCGACCCGTGAGTACCCTTTCTTATATGTAAGAGTACTCGTGGGAGAGGAGAAGAGAGAAAGGTTGATGCTGATGCTCAGCGTTGCTCGTCTGCAACGTGGATCGCTAGTTCTTTACTTAGGACCTAACGTGTCGTGTCCTTCGAAGACGAGAATTCTTCGGAGTTCCTCTTCCAGGGCTCATTTTTAAAATAGTGATGACGTTTCCCATTTGGGGTTTTACAACGACGGTAATGTCTGTGCTCTTTTAGTGCACCGAAGTGGAAGAGCCATTAAGGGATGAATTGGGTTTAACCTGACCGAAACAGCTCGAAACTGATTGGAAGGTAAATATCGGGTAAATCAAGGGCAAATATTGGAAAGTCGAAAAGATAATACCCTAATATTATAATAAGTCCTACATATACTTCTTTCGTCTCATTGCTGCCCCAGGAAATgcttttttctgtttctgggaACAACCCATGCATGAAAAACGAGATAAACGTTTCTACCTTCTTCTCTATACGTTCGTCTTTCTTCAAAACTTCCCTGACAGCTACTGAGGCACGTGGCAGGGATGCATATTAGTGGGAAATCATGTGGTAGTTTTTCGTGAAACTCTATGGTAACCTTGAAATCCGTGACGTCATGCAAAAAGGATGGGAAGCACGCTAACGAGCTTAGCGATGACGGACTGTCTGTCTTTTTGTGGTCGGCCTCTGTCCACTTTCACTCGCTCAACCCGCCATGAGATTTCACCATTGTTCAGAATCTGGTTCTGGAGGAAAGGAAATAATTTGGTTCCCCATCCATAGGGTACGCAACAAATTTGACACGTCAGAAACAGCTTGAGAAAGCTTTACATCGTGATGAAGACTCAAATGGTGCAGGCGCCagaaattagttcacacaacgctaccgtttagaagaaaaatgcaatgaaaacagagatattagtgagttttagtataccgttgataaggttatcgtgcctatcggaaccaatcgcagtggtgcgtgactcagaatcttgtccactgattggttccggttgatagggttcgacgctagccacgttatcaacggtctgctaaaactctctatttttggcggcaacgaatgagaTCCCCAAGAGGCAAagttggcggcatccaatgagacagcaggagaagcgcgcgcatgccTATCGTGGGCGTGTGGATCTGGAACGGGTCCGATAGTAATGTTCCGTGTacgcgcggcatgatgcgcgcTGCTGCATTTtccaataccgattcactgaattgtagcccacaacagttctcgctaatgttccactgacaacagtTATCTGCACGTTCTAcggacagcggcgccagtccgcttcgcaacgcgcactgtGTTTTTCACCTGGACTGCTGCATGGCGCGCATGCGCAGCATGAACTAAAAACACCGGTGCACGAGCTGAAGtgtcgttcactgcttagcgccgaagcaagaaagagtccggtataattttgattgtagcttcgcaACCGAATCggagttttgaattatgataacaagtacgaaattaacatagcatgtaacgtaatttgaagtgaacttgtttttgtattttagtgcccctttaattctCGCGTGCTTTCATTAACGTAATCGGGATGTGACCTTTTTATTACGCGGGTTATTACGCAGTAGGTTTTGTTTTATTCGTTTTGGAAAGAAGGGAAAGAGAGAAAATTACTGCCATCCAGAATAACGGACATTCATTCGACACACACACGAGGAATCGGTTTCAGGTTTCCCGACGCGACTTCTCAAATAGTTAACATTTCTAATGTCTCGGACTTTATGACATGATGGACATTCTGATCATTATGTTCCAACGAGTTTgatgcagtgttgtacgtatcgccgtcGCCGTTACatgtaacgccgttacagtaatcgatactttttcggtatcgcgatacttttttaagtcggtatcggaaaattatttccgttacaaatttatggtaacgcgatctctgtatcgttaccgataccgatactttttagtgccccaccctttcttcaccgaccatatttctcacGCTTATTCATTGTCAGTGATCCGCCTAGACCTCGACAGGAAgcttgtggacacgcctacgtgctctgtaaccggaattatggaatcataccgaacacgtgtttaccgtttttctttgaaactgaaggaaataaccGCCCtatgttcaacaaaagagttgaggtcaacgaactgAGGTCAAGACattgacagtgcgctctggattccactgctaagctgccgtgtcgcactgagtcacgctcacatatactgtggcattgttaacttcggataagTTTCATTCGTCATTGGACTCCATGGTATGTGTGGGcttgacactaacgtaattgtcacactggcctctgtcagctgccggagagaccacggctttcaaggatggcagaagacgatTTCAGGTCAACCATAACGTTTCCGAGCTACACATGAAATATGTTGTCTATTCACTGCAAAACAgttcacgtaagcgatattTCTATATTGCGTCATCTCCGTATTTTAAACAAAAGTATCGCCAGAAGTATCgctttaactttttttttttttttactaacggtagcggtactccgtaATTACATTAAAAATGaggtatcgatatcggtatttcgatactttttactcatgtaacgagtatcggtatcgcgataccatatttcggtaacgtgtacaacaCTGGTTTGATGTCGCAAAACGAGTGAAAAAATGTGAGCcattcgagagagagagagaaaaaaaaaactttttgggGGGACGACACCTAGGTAACGTGAGTGTCTCCTGACGGCTGACGTTAGGTGACTTGCACGAGCTCCGCACCCAAGTTAAAGGTGTGTCTTTTCAATTATCCTTTCTGTCAAGGCCCCCGAGCACAGAACGAACGTTGATGGTGTTAACGATCCCCGAGGACGAGGTGGAAGACGTGCTGGACTTCATCAAGAACGCCATCTTAGACGCCATGTCTGCCGACAACACGCGCCACTCTGTTGCTTTGGCTCTGGCAGCTGGGATCACCAGAGAACCTCCTCCTCTTCCGCTGGGACCTCGAGAGGGCGCCCAAGATGCTCAAGACGGGGCAGTGACGAGCGCCGTCAAGCCTTGGGACTGGAAAGCTGTTGTAGAaagtgatgacgaagacgtagACGACATGGAGGACGCCCTTTTCAGGTCAATCTTTGAGCAACGGAGGGAGCAGACTCAACCATCTGCGGAGACCAGGTGCGTGATGCCGGTCTTCTATGGGGAGAAATGTCACCTCCTAATCCCTCTtcgcttcacacacacacatgcacatgcTATAACTTATAGACAGCACTCCCAACGTTTTGCAGACGCCTCGTCACACCCGTATGTTTCTTTCCATTCGGATGGGACCAAACTTTCGCAGATAAAAACCCATTACACTTGATATTAGCCTCCCGAAACGTCTTGGATCTCAATGGGGTGCACGCAGGAAAATAACCGTTCTTCGAGGGTTCTTCATGGTGCAAGAACCTCATCACGAGACCCCCTCATCACGTGACGCTTGCAAGTCCCCTCATGCGAGCGAATGTGATGATGCGCTAAGATTGTGCCTTGTGACTGGTCGCGGTCGATGACTTACGTTTCACGAAGCTAGAGTTGAGTGCGGAATCATTCAAGGAGCGGATGCGAAAAGTGCTCTTACTCGGCAGGTAGAgctaaaaataagaaaagaaaagcagatCTGTTATGAAATATAGCCGAGACAATAGGAACAAGAAGGACTCACGCGAACAAGATCGTGTTGTTGCCTTTGTTCGTGTGCGTCCGTCAGCCTCTA is a window encoding:
- the LOC135394099 gene encoding uncharacterized protein LOC135394099 isoform X1, with the protein product MAQPSRVQSDPPPSTERTLMVLTIPEDEVEDVLDFIKNAILDAMSADNTRHSVALALAAGITREPPPLPLGPREGAQDAQDGAVTSAVKPWDWKAVVESDDEDVDDMEDALFRSIFEQRREQTQPSAETRAPSASRTQPSSTAQQRPRPPEPPPSS
- the LOC135394099 gene encoding uncharacterized protein LOC135394099 isoform X2; translation: MVLTIPEDEVEDVLDFIKNAILDAMSADNTRHSVALALAAGITREPPPLPLGPREGAQDAQDGAVTSAVKPWDWKAVVESDDEDVDDMEDALFRSIFEQRREQTQPSAETRAPSASRTQPSSTAQQRPRPPEPPPSS